In Leisingera sp. NJS204, the following are encoded in one genomic region:
- the hfq gene encoding RNA chaperone Hfq, producing MASDRQNLQDAFLNHVRKTKVPVTIFLINGVKLQGVITWFDNFCVLLRRDGQSQLVYKHAISTIMPAQPISLYEGEDSN from the coding sequence ATGGCTTCGGACAGACAGAATCTTCAGGATGCCTTCCTGAATCACGTTCGCAAAACCAAGGTTCCGGTTACAATCTTTCTGATCAACGGGGTCAAGCTGCAGGGTGTGATCACCTGGTTCGACAATTTCTGCGTGCTGCTGCGCCGCGACGGACAGTCGCAGCTGGTCTACAAACACGCGATTTCGACCATCATGCCGGCCCAGCCGATCAGTCTCTATGAGGGTGAAGACTCCAATTGA
- the trkA gene encoding Trk system potassium transporter TrkA has product MKVIICGAGQVGWQIARHLSGEHNDVTVVDNNPELVRRATDTLDVQGIHGFASYPDVLDRAGARDADMIIAATHSDEVNMVTCQVAHSVFKVQRKIARLRAKSYLTAIYSDLYQREHLPIDVVISPEREVAAAAMQRLSAPAAFDTETFMGGKAQLLGIQIDADCPVVNTPLRQLTELFSTLRAIVVGVRRDGTLFAPEPGDQLFVGDSCYVFSHADDVPRTIEVFGKQETRQDRVVVVGGGNVGLEVAKALEASTTRIRAKMIERDRTCAERAAETLERTIVLNGDGLDRALMIEAGIDKADAMLAVTDDDKTNILAAVRAKVEGCPLAIALINDPTLVPLLPHLGIDAYINPRSTTVSSILRHIRYGRVRQVYSLGDAEAEMIEAEVLSTSPIAGQMIRETDFPEGVLVGGVLKNGEMLRPSGQMRIEAGDVIALFAMAADVPEVERLLQVSIDYF; this is encoded by the coding sequence ATGAAGGTCATTATCTGCGGCGCGGGCCAGGTTGGCTGGCAGATCGCCCGGCACCTGTCCGGCGAGCACAACGATGTGACGGTTGTCGACAACAACCCGGAACTGGTGCGGCGGGCAACCGATACGCTGGACGTGCAGGGGATCCATGGTTTTGCCTCCTATCCGGATGTGCTGGACCGGGCCGGGGCGCGGGATGCCGACATGATCATTGCGGCCACCCATTCTGACGAGGTCAACATGGTGACCTGCCAGGTGGCGCATTCAGTCTTCAAGGTTCAGCGCAAGATTGCCCGCCTGCGGGCCAAAAGCTATCTGACCGCAATCTATTCCGACCTTTATCAGCGCGAGCATTTGCCGATCGACGTGGTGATCAGCCCCGAGCGGGAAGTGGCGGCAGCAGCGATGCAGCGGCTGTCGGCGCCGGCAGCGTTTGACACCGAGACCTTCATGGGCGGCAAGGCGCAGCTTCTGGGGATCCAGATCGACGCCGATTGCCCGGTGGTGAATACACCGCTGCGGCAGCTGACCGAATTGTTTTCGACGCTGCGCGCGATTGTGGTCGGGGTGCGGCGCGACGGCACGTTGTTTGCGCCGGAACCGGGCGACCAGCTGTTTGTCGGCGACAGCTGCTATGTGTTCAGCCACGCCGATGATGTGCCCCGCACCATCGAAGTGTTCGGCAAGCAGGAAACACGCCAGGACCGGGTGGTTGTGGTCGGCGGCGGCAACGTCGGCCTGGAAGTGGCCAAGGCGCTGGAGGCAAGCACAACACGGATCCGGGCCAAGATGATCGAACGCGACCGTACCTGTGCTGAACGGGCGGCGGAAACGCTGGAACGCACGATTGTGCTGAACGGCGACGGTCTGGACCGGGCGCTGATGATCGAGGCGGGCATCGACAAAGCGGATGCGATGCTGGCGGTGACCGATGACGACAAGACCAACATTCTGGCCGCGGTGCGCGCCAAGGTTGAAGGCTGCCCGCTGGCCATTGCGCTGATCAATGACCCGACCCTGGTGCCGCTGCTGCCGCATCTGGGCATCGACGCCTATATCAACCCGCGCTCCACCACCGTCAGCTCGATCCTGCGCCACATCCGCTATGGCCGGGTGCGGCAGGTCTACTCATTGGGGGATGCCGAGGCTGAAATGATCGAGGCCGAGGTTTTGTCGACCTCGCCGATTGCCGGCCAGATGATCCGCGAGACGGATTTCCCCGAAGGCGTTCTGGTCGGCGGCGTTCTGAAGAACGGCGAGATGCTGCGCCCTTCCGGTCAGATGCGGATCGAGGCGGGCGATGTGATCGCGCTGTTCGCCATGGCGGCGGACGTGCCTGAGGTCGAGCGCCTGCTGCAGGTTTCGATCGACTATTTCTAG
- a CDS encoding response regulator, translating to MDGTVLVADDDRTIRTVLTQALTRAGCKVHATSSLTTLMRWVAEGKGDAVISDVMMPDGNGLEMLPKIQADRPGLPVIVISAQNTIMTAIKAEEAEAYDYLPKPFDLPELMKRTAKALAAKRVAPAAAKTEAPDQPEELPLIGRSEVMQALYRLIARVMNTELPLLITGESGTGKSLIAQAIHDFSDRRTLPFIHADAAALIDLEGPARLLAQAKGGSLVIDELADLPEEAQARLVRMMDTPGDHAPRFIASSQKDLAAAMEAGELRQDLYYRICGTALQVPALRERVEDIPLLAEHFLIRAENEGAPHRELSEGAREALRHFGWPGNVRQLENTVRRLALTARNEEISQSDAAAVLGPQSGPEPAVAGLANEKLSESVARHLQRYFDLHGDLLPPPGLYMRLLREVETPLIEISLTATGGNQAKCAELLGINRNTLRKKITDLDIEVTRRRKLM from the coding sequence ATGGACGGCACCGTTCTGGTCGCAGATGACGACCGCACCATCCGCACCGTACTGACCCAGGCGCTGACGCGCGCGGGCTGCAAAGTGCATGCGACCTCTTCGCTGACCACACTGATGCGCTGGGTGGCCGAGGGGAAAGGCGATGCCGTCATTTCAGACGTGATGATGCCGGACGGAAACGGGCTGGAGATGCTGCCCAAGATCCAGGCCGACCGGCCCGGGCTGCCGGTGATCGTGATTTCGGCGCAGAATACCATCATGACGGCGATCAAGGCAGAGGAAGCGGAAGCCTACGACTATCTGCCGAAACCTTTTGACCTGCCCGAGCTGATGAAGCGCACGGCCAAAGCATTGGCGGCCAAGCGGGTGGCGCCTGCAGCCGCAAAGACCGAAGCGCCGGATCAGCCGGAAGAACTGCCGCTGATTGGCCGCAGCGAGGTGATGCAGGCGCTGTACCGGCTGATAGCGCGGGTGATGAACACGGAACTGCCGTTGTTGATCACTGGGGAAAGCGGCACGGGTAAGTCTCTGATTGCGCAGGCTATTCATGACTTTTCAGATCGGCGGACCTTGCCCTTTATCCACGCTGATGCCGCGGCATTGATCGACCTGGAAGGCCCGGCGCGGTTGCTGGCCCAGGCCAAGGGCGGCTCGCTGGTGATTGACGAATTGGCGGACCTGCCGGAAGAAGCGCAGGCTCGGCTGGTGCGGATGATGGACACTCCGGGCGACCACGCACCGCGGTTCATCGCCTCCAGTCAGAAAGACCTGGCGGCGGCGATGGAAGCCGGGGAGCTGCGCCAGGATCTCTACTACCGGATCTGCGGCACCGCGCTGCAAGTGCCGGCGCTGCGGGAACGGGTGGAGGATATTCCGCTGCTGGCCGAGCATTTCCTGATCCGGGCCGAGAACGAAGGCGCGCCGCACCGCGAGCTGAGCGAGGGCGCGCGCGAAGCGCTGCGCCATTTCGGTTGGCCCGGCAACGTCCGCCAGCTGGAAAACACCGTCCGGCGGCTGGCGCTGACGGCCCGAAATGAGGAAATCAGCCAGTCCGATGCGGCCGCTGTGCTGGGGCCGCAAAGCGGGCCGGAGCCTGCGGTGGCAGGTCTTGCCAATGAAAAACTCTCTGAGTCCGTGGCCCGCCATCTGCAGCGCTATTTCGATTTGCATGGCGACTTGCTGCCGCCGCCGGGCCTCTATATGCGGTTGCTGCGCGAAGTAGAGACGCCGCTGATCGAAATCTCGCTGACGGCGACCGGCGGCAACCAGGCGAAATGCGCTGAATTGCTGGGGATCAACCGGAATACTTTGCGAAAGAAGATCACTGATCTGGATATTGAGGTGACACGCCGCCGCAAACTGATGTAA
- a CDS encoding sensor histidine kinase NtrY-like: MAHKSHLRAAYGPFAALDRWRRTRRARNIGTIGLVVLGPALALATFLIIGPLGQGASSRSLRLILLADLVYILTIAALVMAQIVRLFAARRSKSAGSRLHLRLIGAFGFLALIPTVIVAVFAVLTVNVGLEGWFSQRVRQVIGSSLAAADAYQTQQKNDLSEDARALARYLDNSRSRSFFINDAELRLVLSQGQLQIQRGLREAYIVDSAGLIRARGERSYEFDFEKPNNRQIGAARADGFLLIEDWNNSEFRALVRLEAFVDRFLYISRDVDGELLNLLDDTQETAHLYQQLESERGRVLFEFALLYIGFAVILILAAMWLGMWFAERLSRPVGRLTVAAQRVGSGNLDVQVPIDDGGDEISQLGQYFNQMTRELKAQHGRLVDNTRQIERRRRLFDSVLSSVTSGVAGLDADGRVTFVNRSAERLLDWQEDQQSLALSVAVPEFGPLFVELIETSAEVVQEEIKVTRQGRLENLLVRMSPRRSEQGRLEGYVVAFDDVTDLVSAQRMAAWGDVARRIAHEIKNPLTPIQLSAERIKRKFAPKLGEENSDQLQSMTDVIVRQTNDLRRIVDEFSKFARMPEPERREEDLVKLLRDAVILQQQGQPGVRIKAELSETAMPSDLDATMIGQALTNLIKNAGEAIESLQLKENPQGLVPEIRVAAVKAGNFYEVRIADNGIGLPEDRARLFEPYVTTRDAGTGLGLPIVKKIIEEHGGTLTLEDAPVFEGHAHYGAMAVIRLPAANRAAAPNKSTVKAGLT, encoded by the coding sequence GTGGCGCATAAGTCACATCTGAGGGCAGCATACGGGCCTTTTGCGGCCTTGGACCGGTGGCGGAGAACCCGCCGGGCCCGCAATATCGGCACTATCGGGCTGGTGGTGCTGGGGCCGGCTCTGGCACTGGCGACATTCCTTATCATCGGTCCGCTGGGGCAGGGCGCGTCGTCCCGGTCGCTGCGGCTCATTCTGTTGGCGGATTTGGTCTATATCCTGACCATCGCCGCGCTGGTGATGGCCCAGATTGTCCGCCTGTTTGCCGCGCGGCGCTCCAAGTCAGCGGGATCCCGCCTGCATCTGAGGCTGATCGGCGCTTTTGGATTTTTGGCACTGATCCCCACAGTCATCGTGGCCGTGTTCGCCGTGTTGACGGTGAATGTCGGGCTGGAGGGCTGGTTTTCGCAGCGGGTGCGGCAGGTGATCGGCAGCTCTCTGGCAGCGGCGGACGCCTATCAGACGCAGCAGAAAAATGACCTGAGCGAAGATGCCCGGGCGCTGGCGCGTTACCTGGACAACAGCCGTTCGCGCAGTTTCTTCATCAATGATGCTGAGCTTCGTCTGGTGCTGTCGCAAGGCCAGCTGCAGATTCAGCGCGGGCTGCGCGAGGCATATATCGTCGACAGCGCCGGCCTGATCCGGGCGCGCGGCGAGCGGTCTTACGAGTTCGATTTCGAGAAGCCGAACAACCGCCAGATCGGTGCCGCCCGTGCGGACGGGTTTCTGCTGATTGAGGATTGGAACAACAGTGAATTCCGCGCGCTGGTGCGGCTGGAGGCGTTTGTCGACCGGTTCCTGTACATCAGCCGCGATGTGGACGGCGAGCTTCTGAACCTTCTGGACGACACCCAGGAAACAGCCCATCTGTATCAGCAGCTGGAAAGCGAGCGCGGCAGGGTGCTGTTTGAATTTGCGCTGCTCTATATCGGTTTTGCAGTGATTCTGATCCTGGCGGCGATGTGGTTGGGAATGTGGTTTGCCGAGCGGCTGTCGCGTCCGGTCGGACGGCTGACGGTGGCGGCGCAACGGGTTGGCTCCGGCAATTTGGACGTGCAGGTGCCGATTGACGACGGTGGCGATGAAATTTCCCAATTGGGTCAGTATTTCAATCAGATGACGCGCGAACTTAAGGCGCAGCACGGGCGCCTTGTGGACAACACCCGCCAGATTGAACGCCGCCGCCGCCTGTTTGATTCGGTGCTGTCATCGGTGACGTCCGGGGTTGCCGGGCTGGATGCCGACGGGCGTGTCACATTTGTAAACCGCTCGGCTGAGCGGCTGCTGGACTGGCAGGAGGATCAGCAATCCCTGGCCTTGTCCGTTGCAGTGCCGGAGTTCGGGCCGCTGTTTGTGGAATTGATCGAAACCAGCGCCGAGGTTGTGCAGGAGGAAATCAAAGTCACGCGTCAGGGCCGGCTGGAAAACCTGCTGGTGCGGATGTCGCCGCGCCGGTCGGAACAGGGCCGGCTGGAAGGTTATGTGGTGGCGTTTGATGATGTGACCGATCTTGTCAGCGCCCAGCGGATGGCGGCCTGGGGCGATGTGGCGCGCCGGATTGCCCATGAGATCAAGAACCCGCTGACCCCGATCCAGCTGAGCGCGGAGCGGATCAAACGCAAATTCGCGCCCAAACTGGGCGAGGAGAACAGCGATCAGCTGCAATCCATGACCGATGTGATCGTGCGCCAGACCAATGATCTGCGCAGGATCGTCGATGAATTCTCGAAATTCGCCCGCATGCCGGAACCGGAGCGGCGCGAAGAGGATCTGGTCAAACTGCTGCGGGACGCGGTAATCCTGCAGCAGCAGGGCCAGCCCGGTGTCCGGATCAAGGCGGAGCTGTCCGAGACAGCCATGCCCTCGGATCTGGATGCCACAATGATTGGCCAGGCCTTGACCAATCTGATCAAAAACGCAGGTGAAGCCATTGAAAGCCTGCAATTAAAGGAAAATCCGCAGGGGCTGGTGCCGGAAATCCGGGTGGCAGCAGTCAAGGCAGGCAATTTCTATGAAGTCCGTATCGCCGACAACGGCATCGGCTTGCCCGAAGACCGGGCACGGCTGTTTGAGCCTTATGTGACCACGCGGGATGCGGGCACCGGGCTGGGGCTGCCGATCGTTAAAAAAATCATCGAAGAGCACGGGGGCACGCTGACGCTGGAAGATGCCCCGGTATTCGAGGGACACGCGCATTACGGCGCGATGGCGGTAATCCGTCTGCCCGCCGCAAACCGGGCAGCGGCGCCAAACAAGAGCACAGTGAAAGCAGGTCTGACATGA
- a CDS encoding caspase family protein has protein sequence MIPHHSRIPSLAAALLTGTALLPATAAQAAYETSERGNAPETAIVVGIQDYDHVTDLTNTRQDAKAMAEMLSSFGYTVYEGYDLDKRGFEALLRQAALNIRDGSQVFFYYAGHGIQLGRRNYLLTSDAELTGIHDLPFQSVTLDRVSAILGGKAGSQILMLDSCRDNPVPDAKLNAEVGAQLYEAREGFDVFRPPLNTLVAFSTSPGATALDGEPGGNSPYTASVVRHFPDRPDEDAMTVLSAIRGDVYAATGNTQVPWESSTLMQKVYLRPAERSLNIAKAEAETEAAGLDRMPAVLSVKIPLGRALELAPEISPYVSAGTTVSIIESPSSGVTSLQTGDSSGLSLSYAPKLTELPARKDGGQVRKDRMVLRLAQAGAVRDVTVNLEMIARQCDLEAGDLLDLQGVGLYRYPNEINLKDAEAACRDAVGAAPDIGRLHYQLGRALQGQGRLIEAYEAFEKAAELDHVRAYNAVAYLHVTPNVDRETVPIPYNPDKAFALWDKGIEAGDPFSMHARGKRLLRKSSTPEEKRRGFDLLSRAVELGHTYSMNELGVFFLWSGDELAQPERGFSYLQASAGRGDIYGTANLGYVYRDGGAGQAVDKEKARALFAEAAQLGHPHAPAEIGRMIMGGDLPGSDAAEALEWYDMGLSRGDAWGGSNGAWVALNRLPDRIPAHAAAARAGKAMALNDPDARAAARELLTGMAETDVAAGTQYILRQLGAGIAIDGQFGPSSRKQLGNWARKAGLPATVPGDAISQLRLASQIHFALNPIRQDLF, from the coding sequence ATGATCCCCCATCATTCCAGAATCCCCTCCCTTGCAGCAGCCCTTTTGACCGGCACAGCGCTGCTGCCGGCAACGGCCGCCCAAGCGGCATATGAAACCAGCGAACGGGGCAATGCCCCGGAAACCGCCATCGTTGTCGGCATTCAGGACTATGACCACGTCACTGACCTGACCAACACCCGCCAGGATGCCAAGGCCATGGCTGAAATGCTCAGCTCCTTCGGCTATACGGTTTACGAAGGCTATGACCTGGACAAGCGCGGGTTTGAAGCGCTGCTGCGCCAGGCCGCTCTTAATATCCGCGACGGCAGCCAGGTGTTCTTCTACTATGCAGGCCACGGTATTCAGCTGGGGCGGCGCAATTACCTGCTGACCAGTGACGCGGAACTTACTGGCATTCACGATCTGCCTTTCCAGTCAGTCACCCTTGACCGCGTCTCTGCCATTCTCGGCGGCAAGGCAGGCAGCCAGATCCTGATGCTGGATTCCTGCCGCGACAATCCCGTGCCGGATGCCAAGCTCAACGCTGAGGTCGGCGCCCAGCTTTACGAAGCGCGCGAGGGATTTGACGTGTTCCGCCCGCCGCTCAACACGCTGGTGGCGTTTTCAACGTCTCCCGGCGCCACGGCGCTGGATGGCGAGCCTGGCGGCAACAGCCCTTACACCGCCTCGGTCGTGCGTCATTTTCCGGACCGGCCTGACGAAGATGCAATGACTGTCCTTTCGGCAATTCGCGGCGACGTTTATGCGGCGACCGGCAACACTCAGGTGCCATGGGAAAGCTCGACGCTGATGCAGAAGGTCTATCTGCGCCCGGCAGAGCGGTCATTGAACATTGCCAAGGCTGAAGCCGAAACCGAAGCGGCCGGCCTTGACCGGATGCCCGCCGTGCTGTCGGTGAAAATCCCGTTGGGCCGCGCGCTGGAACTGGCGCCGGAGATCAGCCCTTATGTCAGTGCAGGCACAACGGTTTCAATTATTGAATCGCCCTCTTCCGGCGTGACGTCGCTGCAAACCGGGGACAGCAGCGGTCTCAGCCTCAGCTATGCGCCGAAACTGACCGAGCTTCCTGCCCGCAAGGATGGCGGACAGGTCCGCAAGGACCGGATGGTGCTGCGCCTGGCCCAGGCCGGCGCGGTGCGGGACGTGACCGTGAACCTGGAAATGATCGCCCGGCAATGCGACCTGGAAGCCGGTGATCTGCTGGATCTGCAGGGGGTTGGCCTTTACCGTTACCCCAATGAAATCAACCTTAAGGATGCCGAGGCTGCCTGCCGCGATGCTGTCGGGGCCGCGCCGGATATCGGCCGCCTGCACTATCAGCTGGGCCGCGCGCTGCAGGGTCAGGGCCGCTTGATCGAAGCCTATGAAGCTTTTGAAAAAGCCGCAGAATTGGACCACGTCCGCGCCTATAACGCCGTCGCATATCTGCATGTCACCCCGAATGTCGACCGCGAAACAGTGCCCATCCCCTACAACCCGGACAAGGCCTTTGCCCTGTGGGACAAGGGGATTGAGGCAGGCGACCCCTTCTCGATGCACGCCAGAGGCAAGCGGCTTTTGCGAAAAAGCAGCACCCCGGAGGAAAAGCGGCGCGGTTTTGACCTGCTGAGCCGCGCAGTGGAGCTGGGCCATACCTATTCGATGAACGAACTTGGGGTTTTCTTTCTATGGAGCGGCGATGAGCTGGCGCAGCCGGAGCGCGGCTTCTCCTACCTGCAGGCCTCTGCCGGACGCGGCGATATCTATGGCACCGCCAACCTTGGCTATGTCTACCGCGACGGCGGCGCGGGCCAGGCGGTGGACAAGGAAAAAGCGCGCGCGCTGTTTGCCGAGGCCGCACAGCTTGGCCATCCCCATGCCCCGGCTGAGATCGGCCGGATGATCATGGGCGGCGACTTGCCCGGCAGCGACGCAGCTGAAGCACTGGAATGGTATGACATGGGGCTGTCGCGCGGCGACGCCTGGGGTGGTTCGAACGGCGCTTGGGTAGCCCTTAACAGGCTGCCGGACCGGATCCCCGCCCATGCTGCTGCTGCGCGGGCAGGCAAGGCGATGGCTTTGAACGATCCCGATGCACGCGCCGCAGCGCGGGAATTGCTGACCGGCATGGCTGAAACAGACGTTGCCGCAGGCACCCAGTACATCCTGCGCCAGCTGGGGGCCGGAATTGCCATCGACGGCCAGTTCGGCCCGTCATCCCGCAAGCAACTGGGCAATTGGGCGCGCAAGGCAGGTCTGCCCGCAACCGTTCCCGGCGATGCCATCAGCCAGCTGCGACTGGCCTCGCAGATCCATTTTGCGCTGAACCCGATCCGCCAGGACCTGTTCTGA
- a CDS encoding TrkH family potassium uptake protein, with product MRRPVKAPIGVLRLPLFLLIWGIASLAMWLPAVHALVLDDHHTSRSFFYAGVAGLILVVLIGLSMGNRVPRYGMPGQLLSLLATFTVLPLFLAVPVQDALVSTRYLNAYFDMVSAITTTGADVWGDPDRLPPSVHLWRAIVGWLGGLLMWVAASAVLAPMSLGGFEVTAKGEPGGGTAAPLHMERADPRRQLVLVTRTLAPVYAGLTLVLWLLLMITGEQALAGLSHAMSVMATSGISAIGGVENAASGLAGEMVMFLFMFFALSRLTFSSDTVTAGQGRLDKDPEFRTGLLIVFGVPLLLFLRHWLAAYEVDAGEDLPQALHALWGTLFTVLSFLSTTGFESTHWEAAQAWSGLETPGMILLGLAVFGGGVATTAGGVKLLRVYALYLNGLREMERLVHPSSVSSEGNRAKRLQKNGAFVAWVFFMLFALSLAVVSTALAAVGTDFEQSLVLAVAALSTTGPLADTASSTPIVLNLLTDPAKLILCIAMVLGRLETLAFIALLSPNLWRS from the coding sequence ATGCGCCGCCCGGTCAAAGCTCCCATTGGCGTGCTGCGCCTGCCGCTGTTCCTGCTGATCTGGGGCATTGCCTCGCTGGCGATGTGGCTGCCTGCTGTGCATGCGCTGGTGCTGGACGATCATCACACCTCGCGCAGTTTTTTCTATGCCGGCGTTGCCGGGCTGATCCTTGTGGTGCTGATCGGCCTGTCGATGGGCAACCGGGTGCCGCGCTACGGGATGCCGGGGCAATTGCTGTCGCTGCTGGCGACGTTCACCGTACTGCCGCTGTTCCTGGCGGTGCCGGTTCAGGATGCGCTGGTCAGCACCCGGTATCTGAATGCCTATTTCGATATGGTCAGCGCCATCACCACCACCGGCGCCGATGTCTGGGGAGATCCGGACCGGCTGCCGCCCAGCGTGCATCTGTGGCGGGCGATTGTCGGTTGGCTGGGCGGTCTGTTGATGTGGGTGGCCGCCTCGGCGGTGCTGGCGCCGATGTCCCTGGGCGGGTTTGAGGTCACTGCCAAAGGCGAGCCTGGCGGCGGCACGGCCGCCCCTCTGCATATGGAGAGGGCAGATCCCCGCCGACAGCTGGTGCTGGTGACGCGTACCCTGGCGCCGGTTTATGCCGGGCTGACCCTTGTGCTATGGCTGTTGCTGATGATCACAGGCGAACAGGCCTTGGCAGGTCTAAGCCATGCGATGTCGGTGATGGCGACCTCGGGCATATCGGCCATCGGCGGGGTGGAAAATGCCGCCAGCGGCCTGGCGGGCGAGATGGTGATGTTCCTGTTCATGTTCTTTGCGCTGTCGCGGCTGACTTTTTCCAGCGACACGGTCACCGCGGGGCAGGGGCGGCTGGACAAGGATCCGGAATTCCGCACCGGGCTGCTGATCGTTTTCGGGGTGCCGCTGCTGCTGTTCCTGCGCCACTGGTTGGCCGCCTATGAAGTGGATGCCGGTGAAGATCTGCCGCAAGCCCTGCACGCGCTTTGGGGCACCTTGTTTACAGTGCTGTCATTCCTGTCGACCACCGGATTTGAAAGTACGCATTGGGAAGCCGCCCAGGCCTGGTCGGGACTGGAAACACCGGGCATGATCCTGCTGGGGCTGGCAGTGTTCGGCGGCGGTGTCGCGACCACTGCGGGCGGGGTCAAGCTGTTGCGGGTCTACGCGCTGTACTTGAATGGTCTGCGCGAAATGGAGCGGCTGGTGCATCCCAGCTCGGTCAGCAGCGAAGGCAACCGCGCCAAGCGCTTGCAGAAGAACGGAGCGTTTGTGGCTTGGGTGTTCTTCATGCTGTTTGCCCTGTCGCTGGCTGTGGTCAGCACTGCGCTGGCCGCAGTCGGCACGGATTTTGAACAATCGCTGGTGCTAGCGGTTGCCGCGCTGTCAACAACCGGCCCGCTGGCTGATACGGCCAGCAGTACGCCGATTGTACTGAACCTTCTGACAGATCCTGCCAAACTGATCCTGTGCATTGCGATGGTTCTCGGGCGGCTGGAGACCCTGGCCTTCATCGCGCTGCTGTCACCCAACCTTTGGCGCAGCTGA
- the ntrX gene encoding nitrogen assimilation response regulator NtrX, giving the protein MSDILIVDDERDIRELVSDILEDEGYATRKAANSDECMARLEDAEPALMILDIWLKDSQMDGIDILKAVKRDNPEVPVVIISGHGNIEIAVAAIKQGAYDFIEKPFNIDQLMVVIRRAMETSRLRRENSDLKRRDTGPAEMIGTSASFRTLISQLDKVTKSNGRVMLTGPAGSGKEIAARYIHANSNRASAPFITVNCASIEPDRMEEVLFGRESSERGVEPGLLEQAHGGVVFFDEVADMPLGTQSKILRVLVDQQFQRVGGSDKIRVDLRVVSATNKDLDAEIEAGGFRQELYHRLNVVPVAVPSLADRREDIPLLAGHFIAQFNEAQGLPLRVLTEEAVALMQTMLWPGNVRQLKNLVERVLILGDGSGPIEAKDLPREEDKPQEEGRVVLSGALATLPLREAREAFEREYLLTQINRFGGNISRTASFVGMERSALHRKLKSLGVVTSNKAGARVAHVEAEEEQA; this is encoded by the coding sequence ATGAGTGACATTCTGATTGTAGATGACGAGCGCGACATCCGGGAACTGGTCTCGGATATTCTTGAGGATGAAGGCTATGCCACCCGAAAGGCTGCCAATTCCGACGAATGCATGGCCCGTCTGGAAGACGCCGAACCGGCGCTGATGATCCTGGATATCTGGCTGAAAGACAGCCAGATGGACGGCATCGATATTCTGAAGGCGGTTAAGCGCGACAATCCGGAAGTTCCGGTGGTGATCATTTCCGGACACGGCAACATCGAAATCGCTGTCGCAGCGATCAAGCAGGGGGCCTATGATTTCATCGAGAAGCCCTTCAATATCGACCAGCTGATGGTGGTGATCCGCCGCGCGATGGAAACCTCGCGCCTGCGCCGGGAAAATTCGGATCTCAAGCGCAGGGATACAGGCCCGGCGGAAATGATCGGCACCTCTGCGTCGTTCCGGACGTTGATCAGCCAGCTGGACAAGGTGACCAAGTCGAACGGCAGGGTAATGCTGACCGGACCGGCCGGCAGCGGCAAAGAGATTGCTGCGCGCTATATCCATGCCAATTCAAACCGGGCGTCCGCGCCATTCATCACCGTCAACTGTGCCAGTATCGAACCCGACCGGATGGAAGAGGTTCTGTTCGGCCGCGAATCCTCGGAGCGCGGGGTGGAACCCGGCTTGCTGGAACAGGCGCATGGCGGTGTGGTGTTCTTTGATGAAGTTGCCGATATGCCGCTGGGAACCCAGTCCAAGATTTTGCGGGTGCTGGTGGATCAGCAGTTCCAGCGGGTTGGCGGTTCGGACAAAATCCGTGTCGATCTGCGGGTGGTTTCCGCCACCAACAAAGACCTGGATGCAGAAATCGAAGCAGGCGGGTTCCGGCAAGAGCTGTATCACCGGCTGAATGTGGTGCCGGTTGCGGTGCCGTCGCTGGCGGACCGGCGCGAGGATATTCCGCTGCTGGCCGGTCATTTCATTGCCCAGTTCAACGAAGCCCAGGGGCTGCCGCTGCGGGTGCTGACCGAAGAGGCGGTGGCGTTGATGCAGACCATGCTATGGCCGGGCAACGTGCGCCAGCTTAAGAATCTGGTGGAGCGGGTGCTGATCCTTGGCGATGGCAGCGGCCCGATCGAGGCCAAGGATTTGCCGCGCGAAGAAGACAAGCCGCAGGAGGAGGGCCGGGTGGTCCTGTCCGGCGCGCTGGCGACATTGCCGCTGCGCGAGGCGCGGGAGGCGTTTGAGCGCGAATACCTGCTGACCCAGATCAATCGCTTTGGCGGCAACATCAGCCGCACGGCGTCGTTTGTCGGCATGGAGCGGTCTGCGCTGCACCGCAAGCTGAAGTCGCTGGGGGTGGTGACCTCCAACAAGGCAGGCGCCCGGGTGGCGCATGTGGAGGCCGAGGAAGAGCAGGCCTGA